From Streptomyces sp. CMB-StM0423, a single genomic window includes:
- a CDS encoding ABC transporter substrate-binding protein, with translation MATTAPTTPLSRRTLLTSAGALGLGALLAACGGDAASGGSGGGWSFTDDRGEKAETGRRPEKIVAFVSSAAALYDYGVTCTAIFGPSKPIDGKPNPQAGDLDPAELESLGEAWGEFNVEKYAALGPELLISNMFPPPDLWFVPEESRKKIFALAPAIGIKGAHTSLKEPLRRYEELAKALGGDTTGAQAGADKKRFKDAEKRLRSVAKANRGLKVLAMTGDQDNMYVAVPGSYTDLHYFRDLGVDVVEGKKSDEFGFWEFLSWENTDKYHADLIMVDNRTQAMTPAALAEKPTWSRLPAVEAGQTTPWSMEERYSYRGFAPVLERLADAIENAEKLG, from the coding sequence TTGGCCACCACCGCACCGACCACCCCGCTCTCCCGCCGCACCCTGCTCACCTCAGCCGGCGCCCTCGGCCTCGGCGCCCTCCTCGCCGCCTGCGGCGGCGACGCGGCGAGCGGCGGCTCCGGCGGCGGCTGGTCGTTCACCGACGACCGCGGCGAGAAGGCCGAGACCGGCCGCCGCCCGGAGAAGATCGTCGCGTTCGTCAGCTCCGCCGCCGCGCTCTACGACTACGGCGTGACCTGCACCGCGATCTTCGGCCCCAGCAAGCCGATCGACGGGAAGCCCAACCCGCAGGCGGGGGACCTGGATCCGGCGGAGCTGGAGAGCCTCGGCGAGGCGTGGGGAGAGTTCAACGTCGAGAAGTACGCCGCTCTCGGCCCGGAGTTGCTGATCAGCAACATGTTCCCGCCGCCCGACCTGTGGTTCGTCCCCGAGGAGAGCCGGAAGAAGATCTTCGCGCTCGCGCCCGCGATCGGCATCAAGGGCGCGCACACGAGCCTCAAGGAGCCGCTGCGGCGGTACGAGGAACTGGCGAAGGCACTCGGCGGCGACACCACCGGCGCGCAGGCCGGGGCCGACAAGAAGCGCTTCAAGGACGCCGAGAAGCGGCTGCGTTCGGTCGCGAAGGCGAACCGCGGCCTCAAGGTGCTGGCGATGACCGGCGACCAGGACAACATGTACGTCGCCGTCCCCGGCTCGTACACCGACCTGCACTACTTCCGGGACCTCGGGGTGGACGTGGTGGAGGGGAAGAAGTCGGACGAGTTCGGCTTCTGGGAGTTCCTGAGCTGGGAGAACACCGACAAGTACCACGCCGACCTGATCATGGTCGACAACCGCACCCAGGCCATGACGCCCGCGGCGCTCGCCGAGAAGCCCACCTGGAGCCGGCTCCCGGCCGTCGAGGCCGGGCAGACGACGCCCTGGTCGATGGAGGAGCGCTACAGCTACCGCGGGTTCGCGCCCGTGCTGGAGCGGCTGGCCGACGCCATCGAGAACGCCGAGAAGCTCGGCTGA
- a CDS encoding MFS transporter translates to MLRIPHASRTFGAALLGRLSYGMVSLSLLLSVKDATGSYAAAGAALACFGATSVTLSPVRAGFIDRHGPRRALPPMAAAYAVLLAVLAAVTADGGTGAAGLTALAAGAGALTPPLGPVMRVLWSDLVPPGLLPRAYSLDSVAEELLLVTGPLLVGAIVTVAPAPVGLAASAALILCGTLALVTSPVAGARKGSLATARKTPGRTSGVLRGNLPMQQAVIGVAGVGVCLGALQLLVVAFADEHDAAGLVPWILAAMSAGSAVGGLVYGAVAWRAPGTRRLPVLAGALGLLLAATGLAPHPYVLLGCAALVGVFVAPGITTAYLIADESADPGARTKAGAWVNTALNAGSSTATAATGLLIDNAPLPLCFALAGLPAVLAAATLVLTAPCRLSPSRV, encoded by the coding sequence CTGCTGCGCATTCCCCATGCCTCCCGCACCTTCGGTGCCGCCCTGCTGGGGCGGCTGTCGTACGGGATGGTCTCCCTGTCGCTGCTGCTCTCCGTCAAGGACGCCACCGGGTCGTACGCCGCGGCCGGGGCCGCCCTGGCGTGCTTCGGGGCGACCAGCGTGACCCTGTCGCCGGTACGGGCCGGCTTCATCGACCGGCACGGCCCGCGGCGGGCACTGCCGCCGATGGCCGCCGCGTACGCGGTGCTGCTGGCGGTGCTGGCCGCCGTCACCGCGGACGGCGGTACGGGCGCCGCGGGGCTGACCGCGCTGGCGGCGGGCGCCGGGGCGCTGACGCCGCCGCTGGGTCCCGTGATGCGGGTGCTGTGGAGCGACCTGGTGCCGCCGGGGCTGCTCCCGCGCGCATACAGTCTGGACTCGGTCGCCGAGGAACTGCTGCTCGTGACGGGGCCGTTGCTGGTCGGCGCGATCGTGACCGTGGCGCCGGCGCCGGTGGGCCTGGCGGCGAGCGCGGCCCTGATCCTCTGCGGCACGCTGGCGCTGGTCACGTCCCCGGTGGCGGGGGCGAGGAAGGGCTCCCTGGCAACGGCGCGCAAGACACCCGGCCGCACCTCCGGAGTCCTGCGCGGGAACCTTCCGATGCAGCAGGCGGTCATCGGGGTGGCCGGGGTGGGGGTGTGCCTGGGGGCGCTGCAACTGCTCGTCGTCGCCTTCGCCGACGAGCACGATGCGGCGGGCCTGGTGCCGTGGATCCTCGCCGCGATGTCCGCGGGCAGCGCGGTCGGCGGGCTCGTCTACGGGGCCGTCGCCTGGCGCGCACCCGGCACGCGGCGGCTGCCGGTACTGGCGGGCGCGCTGGGCCTGCTGCTCGCCGCGACGGGCCTGGCACCGCACCCGTACGTGCTGCTCGGCTGCGCCGCGCTGGTCGGGGTCTTCGTGGCGCCGGGCATCACGACGGCGTACCTGATCGCGGACGAGTCGGCCGACCCCGGCGCCCGTACGAAGGCGGGCGCGTGGGTCAACACCGCGCTCAACGCCGGCTCCTCCACGGCCACCGCCGCCACGGGCCTCCTGATCGACAACGCCCCCCTCCCCCTGTGCTTCGCCCTGGCCGGGCTCCCGGCGGTCCTCGCGGCCGCCACCCTCGTGCTCACGGCTCCCTGCCGCCTCAGCCCGTCCCGCGTCTGA
- a CDS encoding DUF2470 domain-containing protein, whose product MAFFDDVRAEPGSGTAAPAPAERVRTILATAGSLTLETDGFRCDLVGLHTTAPGPGGWLLRLRPPADSALAAQVVCAPAGDLPVRLHLTDIAPVGVRDRVRTRVTLTGWLAPEGEQPEPERLVLGFDPAEALVAGAGDMGDVAVIDPEELTTAGPDPLAVQEPAMLLHLADSHRDAVDALTRLLDPAALHGVVRVHPLALDRYGLVLRLEHPRGHRDARLPFPTPLTGPAEAGPAIRTLLYAAHHCSRRRPRRGR is encoded by the coding sequence ATGGCTTTCTTCGACGACGTACGCGCGGAGCCGGGCAGCGGCACCGCTGCCCCGGCGCCCGCGGAGCGGGTGCGCACGATCCTGGCGACCGCGGGCTCGCTGACGCTGGAGACCGACGGGTTCCGCTGCGACCTGGTGGGCCTGCACACGACGGCCCCGGGCCCCGGCGGGTGGCTGCTGCGGCTGCGCCCGCCGGCGGACAGTGCGCTCGCGGCGCAGGTGGTCTGCGCCCCGGCGGGCGACCTGCCGGTGCGGCTGCATCTGACGGACATCGCGCCGGTGGGGGTACGGGACCGGGTACGGACCCGGGTGACGCTGACCGGCTGGCTGGCGCCGGAGGGCGAACAGCCGGAGCCGGAGCGGCTGGTGCTGGGGTTCGACCCGGCGGAGGCGCTGGTGGCGGGCGCGGGGGACATGGGGGACGTGGCGGTCATCGACCCGGAGGAGCTGACGACGGCCGGTCCCGACCCGCTGGCCGTACAGGAGCCGGCGATGCTGCTGCACCTGGCGGACTCCCACCGCGACGCGGTCGACGCCCTGACCCGGCTCCTCGACCCGGCGGCGCTCCACGGCGTGGTCCGCGTCCACCCGCTGGCACTGGACCGGTACGGCCTGGTCCTCCGCCTGGAACACCCCCGCGGCCACCGCGACGCGCGCCTCCCGTTCCCCACGCCCCTCACCGGGCCCGCGGAAGCCGGCCCGGCCATCCGGACATTGCTCTACGCCGCCCACCACTGTTCCCGCCGCCGCCCCCGCCGCGGCAGGTGA
- a CDS encoding PhoX family protein produces the protein MRRLLPLIGSPHPGGRSAMTCRYRCGDACFHEVPNTSDNEYAGDIVARAVSRRGALRAGAAVTVVAAGAGIVGAAPATAAPTSPAGTFGRGPGSGGAGGDAARGLRFDAVAPNTDDVVTTAEGYEQNVVIAWGDPILRGAPAFDAARQSAAAQAGQFGYNNDFLALLPLPGERDRQLLVANHEYTDEQLMFPGYDPANVTREQAEIGWAAHGMSVVAVQEEGSRGKGGGNLRAVPRHPLNRRITATTEFELRGPAAGSDLLKTSADATGRRVLGTLNNCAGGTTPWGTVLSGEENFNQYFANAGSVTDPVAKQRLARYGISGGASQRKWEQFDDRFDVVKEPQEPHRFGWVVEIDPYDPDSTPVKHTALGRFKHEGASIRLTRDGRAVAYSGDDERFDYLYKFVSDKRMVRGNSRWARAHNMTLLDEGTLYVARLTGDSPAAEIDGSGKLPADGEFDGSGEWIKLASGDRSFVPGMTAEEVYVFTRLAADKAGATKMDRPEDVEPSPNSGKVYVALTNNTNRGTGTNAKADEANPRNANKHGHILELTEKRDDPASTSFGWRLFLVCGDPADPSTYFAGFPKDQVSPISCPDNVAFDPYGNLWISTDGNALGNHDGLFGVATTGRYEGQVKQFLSMPTGAETCGPVVQEDRVLVAVQHPGEVDGASYENPGSAWPDGPGKPNRPAVVNVWRTGGGRIGA, from the coding sequence GTGCGCAGACTTCTGCCGCTCATCGGCTCGCCGCACCCGGGCGGGCGCTCAGCCATGACCTGTCGCTACCGCTGTGGCGACGCCTGCTTCCACGAGGTACCGAACACCAGCGACAACGAGTACGCCGGCGACATCGTCGCCCGCGCCGTCTCCCGCCGCGGCGCGCTGCGCGCCGGTGCCGCGGTGACCGTGGTGGCGGCCGGCGCGGGGATCGTCGGGGCCGCCCCGGCGACGGCCGCGCCGACCTCGCCGGCCGGCACCTTCGGCCGCGGGCCCGGCAGCGGCGGCGCCGGCGGCGACGCCGCCCGCGGCCTGCGCTTCGACGCGGTCGCGCCCAACACCGACGACGTCGTCACCACCGCGGAAGGCTACGAGCAGAACGTCGTCATCGCCTGGGGCGACCCCATCCTGCGCGGCGCCCCCGCCTTCGACGCGGCCCGCCAGTCGGCCGCCGCCCAGGCCGGCCAGTTCGGCTACAACAACGACTTCCTCGCGCTGCTGCCGCTGCCCGGCGAGCGCGACCGGCAACTGCTGGTGGCCAACCACGAGTACACCGACGAGCAGCTCATGTTCCCCGGGTACGACCCGGCGAACGTCACCCGCGAGCAGGCCGAGATCGGCTGGGCGGCGCACGGCATGTCCGTCGTGGCCGTCCAGGAGGAGGGCAGCCGGGGCAAGGGCGGCGGCAACCTCCGCGCCGTGCCGCGGCACCCGCTGAACCGCCGGATCACCGCCACCACCGAGTTCGAGCTGCGCGGCCCGGCCGCGGGCAGCGACCTGCTCAAGACCTCGGCGGACGCGACCGGGCGGCGTGTGCTCGGCACCCTCAACAACTGCGCCGGCGGCACCACCCCGTGGGGCACGGTGCTCTCCGGCGAGGAGAACTTCAACCAGTACTTCGCCAACGCCGGCTCCGTCACCGACCCGGTCGCCAAGCAGCGCCTCGCGCGCTACGGCATCTCCGGCGGCGCCTCGCAGCGCAAGTGGGAGCAGTTCGACGACCGCTTCGACGTCGTCAAGGAGCCGCAGGAGCCGCACCGCTTCGGCTGGGTCGTGGAGATCGACCCGTACGACCCGGACTCGACGCCCGTCAAGCACACCGCGCTCGGCCGCTTCAAGCACGAGGGCGCCAGCATCCGGCTGACGCGCGACGGCCGCGCGGTCGCGTACTCCGGTGACGACGAGCGCTTCGACTACCTCTACAAGTTCGTCTCCGACAAGCGCATGGTGCGCGGCAACAGCCGCTGGGCGCGCGCCCACAACATGACGCTGCTCGACGAGGGCACGCTGTACGTCGCCAGGCTCACCGGCGACAGCCCGGCCGCCGAGATCGACGGCAGCGGCAAGCTGCCCGCGGACGGCGAGTTCGACGGCTCCGGCGAGTGGATCAAGCTGGCCAGCGGCGACCGCAGCTTCGTCCCCGGCATGACCGCCGAGGAGGTCTACGTCTTCACCCGCCTCGCCGCCGACAAGGCCGGCGCGACGAAGATGGACCGCCCGGAGGACGTGGAGCCCAGCCCGAACAGCGGCAAGGTGTACGTCGCGCTGACGAACAACACCAACCGCGGCACCGGCACCAACGCCAAGGCGGACGAGGCCAACCCGCGCAACGCCAACAAGCACGGGCACATCCTGGAGCTGACCGAGAAGCGCGACGACCCGGCGTCCACGAGCTTCGGCTGGCGGCTGTTCCTGGTCTGCGGCGATCCGGCGGACCCGTCGACGTACTTCGCGGGCTTCCCGAAGGACCAGGTCAGCCCCATCTCCTGCCCGGACAACGTGGCGTTCGACCCGTACGGCAACCTGTGGATCTCCACCGACGGCAACGCCCTCGGCAACCACGACGGGCTGTTCGGCGTGGCGACCACGGGCCGGTACGAGGGCCAGGTGAAGCAGTTCCTCAGCATGCCGACGGGCGCGGAGACCTGCGGCCCCGTGGTGCAGGAGGACCGCGTGCTGGTCGCGGTGCAGCACCCGGGCGAGGTCGACGGCGCGTCGTACGAGAACCCGGGCTCGGCGTGGCCTGACGGCCCCGGCAAGCCCAACCGCCCGGCGGTCGTCAACGTCTGGCGCACCGGGGGCGGGCGTATCGGGGCCTGA